The Candidatus Neptunochlamydia vexilliferae DNA window TAGATGAGCGCGCTTGATTAGATATAGCCACTTTTATCTCCTATATTAGTGGTTTCAATCTTTAGAAGATGCACAATGACTCAAATATAAATTTGTTGTAAAGAGTTTTTTCTGTACATTTTTGCACAATCGAGCCCTGCGACCTTGTTTCTCTACAAGATCTTACTTATGAGCCCCTCATTCTACACGATCCACTCCCCTCTCTTAGCCTCCAATCTCCCCCTCCACACTTTAAGGAGCAATCCTCTCCAGGAGCTCCAGATCCTCTAGCGGAACGATCCCTACTTTACTCCCCTCTTTCCCTTGTAGGATTAGCCTTTCTCCGGAGTAGCAAGCTCCATTGAGGAGATTTTCGATCTTCTCCAAAAAATCAAAATCCTCCTGGGACACCAGAACTCCCTTTTCCCCTTTCTTGCCTCGAAGGAGAATTCTTTCCCCTGCGTAGTAAGTTTTGGGAAGGAGTCCTTCGAGGTTTCCTTCTTCATCAAAAACAACCGAGTGTTTCATATGATTCTCCTTTATAAGGTTAAGCCATGGGAGCGATCTTTCGCCATAGCTCTTTCTTTTTGTAGTGCTTGATTTTGCACGATTTCTAATTCTTTTTGGTTTGTCACCTCATCCATCTCAGATCGAACATCGCTGGCCAACCCAGATTGATCAACTGTAACCTCTTGTCCTTTAAGAGCTTTTTCGCACATCCCTCTGAGGGTCCGATCGATGGCTAAGTCTCTGATCTCTTGGGATGCTTCTTGGGTGTTGATAGACGCTAGTCCCTTCGCAGCATCTTGGATCACGTTCTTCATGGTCACGATCTCTCTTGCTGAGGGTAGTTTCCCATGAGCAGCTTCATAAAGGTGCATCTGATATGTCAGCCTCTCTGCAAGCTTCCCTGAAGCGTTGATTTCGGGATCTGTGGTGACTCTTTTATACATCTCTTCTTGTTTTTGGAGGAACTTGAGCCCTTCATGGGTCTGCTTGAAGCGGATGCCTTGTTTTTCTGCAAAAGAGAGGTTTTGAGAGAGATCTTTTTCAAATCGTTCCCTATTTGCTGTTTCGTAAGTGTGGAGTAGATCGATTGCCCGGAGCTTGTCTACCAAGGAGAGTTTGTTTTTGCGCTCAAGCTCGTTTAAAACACTTTGTTGGAAGCGGTTTTTATCTTCTCTTTTTAAGTACCGATTAAGAGTGGCGGCTTCAACTCCATTGGGAAGAGGATCTGCGAGGTCCCATTTGGGTGGGAGCTTTTCAAAGACCTTCGGATGATCGATGGTGTAAATCTCTTTGGCACCTACTTTCTTGAGCTCTTGGCACACTTGATCTGCCGCTTTAAAGCCTGCTTCGTCATTATCGGGCCAGATGGTGACCTCTCGACCAACGAGAGGGCTCCAGTCTGCTTTAGAGACGCTACTGGCTCCTCCAGACCATGTCATGCAAATGAAATCTCGATCTGGAAATTTCTCAAGGGCTTTGTCGGCTGTTTTCTCCCCTTCAACGATCAAGACTGGGGCTAGTGGCTTCTCTTGTAGGTGATGGAGGTTATAGAGGGGTTTCTTTCCATTCTCGGGCTTGTAGCCCCGTCTTTGCCAGGAGAGCTTTTCGGGAGCATTTTTGAAGTACCCATAGCTTAACGGGGGGGTGATCTTCCGGGAGGGGTCCTTTTTGTCTTGAAGGCGGGTCACATAGTAGAGAAGATTCCCCTGCTGATCGTGGTAGGGGTGGCGCATGACTTCGGTATAGTAGTTGCTGATTTTTTGCTTTTCAAATGGGGGAGCTGGAACCTTTGGGTCTGGGGAGATGCTCACCCAGTCTGATGCTTTTTCAAAGGATCCTATGGGCTTTTGGAACTGAGCAGAGACTTTTATCTCACTTGCGATCCCTAAAAACTCCCCTGCCCAAGTGCGCGCTTCAGCTTTGTCTAGTTTTAACTCTCTTTCAATCAACTGAAGAAGGTTGCCCCCTTCTTGCCTTTCAAAGTCATAGAACTGGCCAGCTTTGGGTCCACTGTGAGAGACGGAAAGGGATCCCTTCGAGCCAAAGCGGTAGCTTTGGGCTGTTTTGGAGCTGGGACCATCGGGGAAAAGCTTATAGAGAAGGGGCTCTACATGGGAGGTTAGCTGCCCATTTAAGTCTTTTATTTTTTCGTTTTGGAGGGCTTTTTGTTCTTGGGCTTTTAGAGTGTTTTCATACTTTTTAGCATGGGTCTCGATGTAGTAGGTCGATGTGTCTTTTAAAAATCGGTTGGATTTTTCTTGAGAGAGGAATGGCCTTAACGCGTAGGCAGCTTTGTTTCTTGAGCTGCAGGCCTTTTGCCACTCTTGGAAGTGGATAGATTGAGGAGCGCTTTCTAGGCTTTCTCCACATTCGGCTTGGACAACTTCTCTAAGCTCTGAAGCTTTTGAAGCAGCGGTGAAGTAGGCGCTGAGAAGCTTTCTTTCTTGCTTCGGAAGATCATTCCTTGCAGATGGGCTCTTTTCGAGGCTTTTTGGAGAGTTTGATGGATTTGATTCTTGGTCATAAAGATCTCTCTCAAGTTGGTTGGTTCTGTTTTGCATCTTAACACGTTCTTTATTTTTTTCAATAGCTTGATCTTGTTCGGAGATTTTTTGTAAGAGCTTTTCCTGAGAGATTTTTTCGGGGGCTTCAGGGGGTTTTTCAAGAGTAGTCGCAAGCGGCGATAGATCGTTTCCGCGGTTAGAGGTTGCAGGGATTTGAGTGGAGTCTTTTGGCATCTGGGAAGATGTAGGGTTGTGACCACCATCTTTTGAGATTTGGGAGTCTGTAAGGACCTTAGCATCTCTTGGAAGCTCTTGGGGTTCTTCGTGTGCGGTTTTAGTGACTTCGTGTACTGTTCCCCTAGATGTGGTGATGCCGTCACCTCTGAAGCCAAAGAACTCGGAGCTTTGGGATCTGTCTTGCTTTTTTTGGATTAGGCCAAGGGTTTTGCCTTTGAGGTGGTCCCAGGCTTGGAGGGTCATTCCTTTGAAGCGCGAGGTGAGCTCTTTGGAGCTTTTGAGGGCTTGGATTTGGGAGTCTCGTTTCTCTAGGGAGGCCTGTTTTTCGATTTCTTCGTTATGTGTGTAGCAATAGGTGGAGCTTTTGGAGCCTTCTCTGAGGGCTTGTCTTTTGAGGTCGGAGAGGTTTGCGGCTTCTTCTTTGGGGATGAAGTAGTGGACTTCTTGGATGTGTCTGGTGAGCTTGACGTAGGCCATTTGTTTGTTGAGGTGGGGAGAATGGAGGATGTAGGCGCGGTCGACGGTTCTTCCTTGGACGCAGTGGGCTGTTGAGGCGTAACCGAGCTGGAAGCCGCGGTAGGTTTGGGGATCGAAGGTGATGATGCGGGTTTTTCGGTCGTTTTCTTGGAGGGCGACGGTAAATTGGTTTTTTTGTGCGCGGATGAGGATCCCTGTGTCTCGGTTGCGGACGCCGAGTTGGGGGTCTTTTTTGCGGAACTCGATGCAATCTCCTTCGCTGATGAAGATGGTGGCTTTGTCTTGGCTTCCTGAGATGACTTGGCATTGGAATTCTTGTGGGCTGATTTCTTTTCTTTGTTTTCGGACGAGGCGGACCATTTCGTTGAGGGTGCGGACT harbors:
- a CDS encoding AAA family ATPase — encoded protein: MAIGFGRVEFIKRSEGRNSCQLSAYLSRSRVFFKGNCVLQPKLYDFSHRETISHHEIILPDGADQNLKIPEVLWNFAEKKEARKDAQVSMHLVLALPDDKEITLEDRIVLTRTFIQKHYPGLIAECVIHPPERKITFTEDNEALGIPRGTIGTVIEQKQGNYIVSLPKEIRANPFIEIGTNYPGMSVEEHNWHAHAQLTTRRLKPNGSELEDKKATDLMPIIKKGKVISGPDVGRLWAKHQNTFFLSKGLSLKVDENGLVPQEHLGPARLRGRAFALLEEHEKRLELNAIAASDPQNILKAITNRQSTFTKDDVERFILKHTPADKTPNLIQAFWKQDQLVQLRDKKTQALLPTFTTKAILQEENHILRIADRIEKTPQKQIPPSIQAPFTKNLNKEQIQAYKNILNGKGLSCIQGYAGVGKSYLLKALKDTYEERGLTVRSFGPDNATANVLKEKGFKNAENLYRFLYSHKHGLRELHKGFEIWILDEAGKVGNRPLLELLKLAEKKGAKLILSGDSSQLPPIERGEAFKFFCTRYPTEILQDIQRQKKALSRSIAKDLATGKTGEALDKLSTQGAIHWSLTKKEAIESLILKWANDHRDPPRKSPDSTIIVAHTNAEVRTLNEMVRLVRKQRKEISPQEFQCQVISGSQDKATIFISEGDCIEFRKKDPQLGVRNRDTGILIRAQKNQFTVALQENDRKTRIITFDPQTYRGFQLGYASTAHCVQGRTVDRAYILHSPHLNKQMAYVKLTRHIQEVHYFIPKEEAANLSDLKRQALREGSKSSTYCYTHNEEIEKQASLEKRDSQIQALKSSKELTSRFKGMTLQAWDHLKGKTLGLIQKKQDRSQSSEFFGFRGDGITTSRGTVHEVTKTAHEEPQELPRDAKVLTDSQISKDGGHNPTSSQMPKDSTQIPATSNRGNDLSPLATTLEKPPEAPEKISQEKLLQKISEQDQAIEKNKERVKMQNRTNQLERDLYDQESNPSNSPKSLEKSPSARNDLPKQERKLLSAYFTAASKASELREVVQAECGESLESAPQSIHFQEWQKACSSRNKAAYALRPFLSQEKSNRFLKDTSTYYIETHAKKYENTLKAQEQKALQNEKIKDLNGQLTSHVEPLLYKLFPDGPSSKTAQSYRFGSKGSLSVSHSGPKAGQFYDFERQEGGNLLQLIERELKLDKAEARTWAGEFLGIASEIKVSAQFQKPIGSFEKASDWVSISPDPKVPAPPFEKQKISNYYTEVMRHPYHDQQGNLLYYVTRLQDKKDPSRKITPPLSYGYFKNAPEKLSWQRRGYKPENGKKPLYNLHHLQEKPLAPVLIVEGEKTADKALEKFPDRDFICMTWSGGASSVSKADWSPLVGREVTIWPDNDEAGFKAADQVCQELKKVGAKEIYTIDHPKVFEKLPPKWDLADPLPNGVEAATLNRYLKREDKNRFQQSVLNELERKNKLSLVDKLRAIDLLHTYETANRERFEKDLSQNLSFAEKQGIRFKQTHEGLKFLQKQEEMYKRVTTDPEINASGKLAERLTYQMHLYEAAHGKLPSAREIVTMKNVIQDAAKGLASINTQEASQEIRDLAIDRTLRGMCEKALKGQEVTVDQSGLASDVRSEMDEVTNQKELEIVQNQALQKERAMAKDRSHGLTL